One window of the Gigantopelta aegis isolate Gae_Host unplaced genomic scaffold, Gae_host_genome ctg4843_pilon_pilon, whole genome shotgun sequence genome contains the following:
- the LOC121366143 gene encoding LOW QUALITY PROTEIN: NAD-dependent protein deacetylase sirtuin-6-like (The sequence of the model RefSeq protein was modified relative to this genomic sequence to represent the inferred CDS: inserted 1 base in 1 codon; deleted 3 bases in 2 codons; substituted 1 base at 1 genomic stop codon), with amino-acid sequence MSVDYASRLSNYEDTGXCGIPEICDSLEEVEQKVKTLAEWLRYSSHVVVHTGAGVSTXLVSIPDFRGPKGVWTLEKEGRKVEADIKFEDALPTITHLALMGRVEAGLVKYIISQNVDGLHLKSALDRDHLSELHGNMFVEKCEKCGKEYVRDHVIPTLGLKVTGNRCTGGGARGRCRFGKLRDTILDWEDELPLEDIQRAEQHSSKADLSLCLGTSLQIVPAGKLPLCKKKNKGRLVICNLQPTKYDKQADLVIPYYVDEIIIRLMKQLGVSLPPAPNHLLKTQTETT; translated from the exons atgtctgttgaTTATGCTTCTAGACTATCAAACTATGAAGACACAG TATGTGGTATTCCAGAA ATATGTGATTCATTAGAGGAAGTGGAACAAAAAGTAAAGACGCTTGCTGAATGGTTACGCTACTCATCTCATGTTGTTGTCCATACTGGAGCCGGTGTTAGCACATAGCTGGTAA GTATTCCTGATTTTCGTGGACCAAAAGGAGTATGGACACTTGAGAAAGAGGGTCGAAAAGTGGAAGCAGATATCAAATTTGAAGATGCTCTACCTACTATTACTCATCTAGCACTCATGGGACGGGTTGAGGCAGGCCTTGTCAAATACATTATTAGTCAAAATGTTGATGGTCTTCACTTAAAGTCTGCCTTAGACAG GGATCATTTATCAGAACTACATGGGAATATGTTTGTTGAAAAATGCGAGAAATGTGGAAA AGAGTACGTTAGAGATCATGTAATACCTACACTGGGTCTGAAAGTGACTGGTAACAGATGTACTGGAGGTGGAGCAAGAGGAAGATGCAGGTTT GGTAAACTACGAGACACTATTTTGGACTGGGAGGATGAATTACCTCTTGAAGATATCCAAAGAGCTGAACAACACTCATCAAAGGCTGACCTATCACTATGTCTTGGTACTTCATTACAAATAGTACCAGCTGGTAAACTACCTTta tgtaaaaaaaaaaacaaaggaagATTAGTCATTTGTAATCTTCAACCAACAAAATAT GACAAGCAAGCTGATTTAGTGATACCTTATTATGTG GATGAAATCATTATACGTCTCATGAAACAGCTAGGAGTTTCTCTACCTCCAGCCCCAAACCATCTTTTAAAGACTCAGACTGAGACCACTTAA
- the LOC121366141 gene encoding 36.4 kDa proline-rich protein-like — MDIHLKYFVKIYHHNYLHHELTLVPRLYLIRVWVLHHLFQPEHLQPLSQEWNNSHIAFSTNKISKKERQKMESPPKKNPKSPPPAGGIDMNEILKRRQQMNSRALEDLDKSRQQQQEADTEDKHVAPWLNQLKKTNRTSAENNDEPKEEEVPEFIRKRRSMSLMTPSIPPPRVPLEDEPSYTQPTITSKIKLPPPVPEEECHLLLHLRHTHPHLSLHLNEQPHPQIVKRNDLLLLREHVPSIIVSQKPNVPPHVPNMKAPPFPPKMRPASISPPSPPRTKAPPPLPNQEVATSEESQPMPYPPRSVPPKAGELTLPQSSPPLVDRPPSIIPKRPAPLPPTLSPATHGEPTPTTQFLDIVMFAYES, encoded by the exons ATGGACATCCACCTCAAGTATTTCGTCAAAATCTACCACCACAACTACCTCCATCACGAGTTGACCCTCGTGCCAAGACTCTACCTAATAAGAGTGTGGGTCCTCCACCATCTATTCCAACCAGAGCACCTACAACCTCTCTCACAGGAGTGGAACAATTCGCACATTGCCTTCTCAACAAACAAAATCtccaaaaaagaaagacaaaaaatgGAATCACCAccgaaaaaaaatccaaaatctCCACCTCCAGCTGGAGGTATTGATATGAATGAGATCTTGAAACGGAGACAACAAATGAATTCTCGTGCGCTTGAAGACTTGGACAAGAGTCGACAACAACAACAGGAAGCAGATACTGAAGATAAACATGTTGCTCCTTGGTTGAACcagcttaaaaaaacaaaccgtACATCTGCAGAAAATAACGATGAACCAAAGGAAGAGGAGGTCCCTGAGTTTATTAGAAAACGACGATCGATGAGTCTAATGA CTCCATCAATACCTCCACCTCGTGTCCCTCTTGAAGATGAACCATCTTACACACAACCAACCATCACATCAAAGATAAAACTACCACCTCCTGTTCCTGAAGAAGAGTGCCACCTCCTCCTCCACCTAAGACACACCCACCCCCATCTGTCCCTCCATCTCAACGAACAGCCCCATCCTCAGATAGTGAAGAGGAACGACCTCCTACTCCTCCGAGAACATGTCCCCTCCATCATTGTCTCACAAAAACCAAATGTCCCACCTCATGTTCCTAACATGAAAGCCCCTCCTTTCCCTCCAAAGATGCGCCCCGCCTCCATCAGTCCTCCATCCCCACCAAGAACAAAGGCTCCACCCCCTCTTCCTAATCAAGAGGTAGCTACATCTGAAGAGTCCCAACCTATGCCATACCCACCTCGATCTGTTCCTCCTAAAGCAGGAGAGTTGACCTTGCCTCAATCATCGCCGCCACTAGTTGATCGTCCTCCGTCAATTATACCAAAACGACCAGCACCTCTTCCACCTACTCTTTCTCCGGCAACGCATGGAGAACCAACCCCCACAACACAGTTCTTAGATATCGTC ATGTTTGCCTATGAATCTTAA
- the LOC121366142 gene encoding UPF0600 protein C5orf51 homolog produces the protein MREVDRTKSLYQALQKYTQSILDVTYYKECLLVDEDFPESTAPQSILGILDQFSNGIKLLWKKHSEVLGILGVDMVECLHWRVGALMYMYVNTVMNNDKRVESADCIRSDTHMLALAYGGEMCYWYMKNASQKHTAPTKAEATPTHTLSSSECKYPELYKVMESIYGMDCPSHCGRGSFDAVSVGTMFLTRYVEAARGTLRMQSWQCERPDEL, from the exons ATGAGAGAAGTAGATAGAACTAAGTCCTTATATCAAGCATTACAGAAATATACTCAG TCTATTTTAGATGTTACATACTATAAAGAGTGTTTACTGGTTGATGAGGACTTTCCCGAGAGTACTGCTCCTCAATCCATATTAGGGATATTAG ATCAATTTTCTAATGGAATTAAACTTTTGTGGAAAAAACACTCTGAG GTTTTAGGGATACTAGGTGTTGATATGGTGGAGTGTCTACATTGGAGAGTAGGAGCGttgatgtatatgtatgtaaatactgTAATGAATAATGATAAGAGAGTTGAAAGTGCCGATT GTATTCGTAGTGACACACACATGTTGGCATTAGCATATGGTGGAGAAATGTGTTATTGGTACATGAAAAATGCTTCCCAAAAACACACCGCACCCACAAAAGCAGAagccacacccacacatacacttTCAAGCAGTGAATGCAAATATCCTGAATTATACAAAGTTATGGAGTCTATTTATGGCATGGATTGTCCGAGTCATTGTGGGCGTGGCAGTTTTGATGCTGTGTCTGTTGGTACTATGTTTTTGACACGATATGTTGAAGCTGCTCGTGGTACTTTACGAATGCAGTCTTGGCAATGTGAACGACCTGATGAACTCTAA